A segment of the bacterium genome:
GTCAGTGGCTCTATTGATGAACAATTCCTTTTCGATTTTCGCTTTATATCACCTAGCCCATACTTGCTCACCTGAGCGCGATCGTAGGGCCTAAAAAAGTTTCTCGCTCTGCTTTACCAGCAAATAGAGCATAATTGGAAAGACAATAATGCATTTCCAGTTATATGATAACGCCAGACTCCATTCCCCTCTCAGGAAATGAAAAAACGCCCTAGTCATACCACAACCAGGGCATTCCTTCCCAAAAATCCGCTTGAAAAAACAAAGCGTTGGGCCGCTGTCAACCCATGTGGCCGGAATTTCCGAAGCCAACATTACTAAACAGCAAGTCACTGATAAAGAAGCAAAGATGAATAACAATAAACGCACTTACTTGACCAAAGCCCTCCCTTGGGCGTCCTTGAAGGATCCCATGATAATCATGATCCAATCAATGAACCACCAAATGCCACATCCGCCAAAAGTCAGAAGCTGCGCAATACCAATACCCGTGTGTCCCGTGTAGAATCGATGAACGCCAAGAAAACCCAATATCCAGCAAAGAAGAAAAGTTGTTCCCCAACTGCTACCCGCGCCCTGAGGGGTGCTTGCTT
Coding sequences within it:
- a CDS encoding TM2 domain-containing protein encodes the protein MSDSVRKGVDEKFCESCGQVIKKEAEICVKCGVRQKQASTPQGAGSSWGTTFLLCWILGFLGVHRFYTGHTGIGIAQLLTFGGCGIWWFIDWIMIIMGSFKDAQGRALVK